CGCGGATTGGGTGCGGCGGCTGGCCACCCCGCCCACCCCGGCCGAGCTGGAAACGGCGCTGGCCCCCTACCGCGATGCCTTCATCATCGACCACCCGGTCCACCCGGCTTTGCAGGTGCGGCCCAGCGCCGAACGGCTGGCCGAGGCCGCGGCGGGCAAGCCGGCCAAGGGCAAGAAGCGCCCGGCCACCAAGCCCGCCGCCATCGACACCGGCAGCGATGACGAGGGGGAGGATCTTCCCGCCGGCCTGCAGCCCATCGCCACCCTGCTGCCCGACTGCCCGACGGGGGAGGCGGTGAAGCAGGATACCGATTTCTTCACCCGCCGCGGCGGGCTGACCGCCATCGGGGCGGGGGCCATTCTGCCGGTGCTCTACGCTCACATGGTGCTGTTTCCGCCGGGGGGCGGGGGTTATCTCGGCCTGCCCCACGGGGCCGACAGCATCAAATACCAGATGGCCGGCCACACCCTGTGGGAAAGCCTCTGGCTCAACGTGCTGACCCAGGAGGCCGAGGGCATGGGCGAATCCCCCTGGCCCGCCCCGGCGGACGCCAGCGTGTTCCCCTGGCTCGATCCCACGCTGGCGGCGATGCCGCTGGGGCGCAACGATGACGGGGCCGCCCGCGCGCTGGACCGCCCGCGCCTGCACCCGGCGCACATCCCCATGCCGCGGCGCTATCTGCTGATGCCCCCGGTGGCGGGGCGCTGCGGGCTGACCGGGCTGGAGGGGCCGGTGTTCACCGGCTACAGCCGCTGGCCCAAGGGGCTGGCTTATCAGCGGGTGGGGTGGTGGATGCCGTCGGTGTCGCGCATCGACGCCCCCGGCGATGCCGGCAAGCCCCCCGGCTTCGTCCGCGCCCAGGGGCCGCTGCGCTTCGACGACTGGCTGGAAACGGCGCTGTTCAAGGACAGCCCGCCGGAGGGGCGGAATTCGGCCCCGCGGCGGCTGTTGCCGCCCGTGCTGGCGCAGTTCCGCAGCGCCATGAGCACCCACCCCGCGGCCCTCACCGCCATCGCCCGGCGCCGCGGCGGCCCCCCCCCCCGCCGCCACCGCCCTGACCGGCAAGGGCGCGTTCCGCGTGTGCGCCACCGCCCAGTATTTCTACGGCAAGCCGGTGGGCGGCATGAGCCAGCGGGAAATGCCCGTGTCGCTGCTGCCCGCCCCGGATCTCGCGTGGATCGGCGCCACGGTGGCCGAGGCGCTGGCGACGGTGGCGGCGATGGCCGTCGCCCTGTACGGGTCCGCCGCGCGGGCCGCGGCCTTCGAACGGCCCAAACCCAACGGCAAGGCCGCCGACGGTGGTGGCGGCAAAAAGAAGAAAACCGCCGCCCTGGCCGCCCAGGTGCGCGATGGGCTGCTGGCCGACCTCGACGGGCTGGTGCTGGACGCCCCCGCCCGGCTGGCCCACGCCGCCGAACAGCCGGAGGAGGAGGAGCGGTGGAAGACCGCCGGCACCATCCAGGCCACGCTCCGCAAGGCCGCCTATGGCACCGCGCTGAGGCTGTTCGACCAGACCTTTCCCATCGACGGCACGCTGGGCACCGATGCGGCCTTGGCGCAGGAGCGCGCCGTCCTGGTCCGCCGCCTCAACGCCATCCTTCACCCCAAACCACCCAAACAGGGAGCGTCATGACTGACCCGACCGACGGCAGCGGCCCGGACGGCCCTGTCCCTCCCATCGCCCGCTGGCACGCCGACCTGCAAAAGCGCAAGGGCGACCGGGCCGCCCTGCGCCGCGCCCAGACCATCGACGAGGTCTATGTGGTCCCGTCGTTCCACACCCTGCTGCGCCGGCTGGGGTGGACGCTGAGCAGCCGGACCCCCGGCGACGATGAAATCGCGCGGCTGGCCATGGTGCTGGCCGATGTGGAGCACGACACCGGGCAGCCCAGCCCCCGCTGGGGCGACGCCCTGGGCCGGGCCTTCGGCACGCCCAGGAAGGATGTGCCCAAGGCCCATGTCAGCCACGCCCGCTTCCGCCAACTGGCGGCGACGGACGATCTGGACGAATTCGTCCGCCTGCTGCGGGGGGCGCTGCACCTGATCAAGCACGAGGCCCCCCTGCTGGATCTGGCCGAGGTGGTGCGGGCGTGGCACCACCCCGCCCGCCGCCAGCAGGTCCGCCGCACCCTGTTCCTCGCCTATTTCGAAACCGCCCCGGAGACGGAGACGACCGATGCCTGACACCCTGCCCCCGGCCCTGGCCGCCGACCTGATCCAGTTCCACGCGCTGACCGCCTTTCCCCCGCACAACGTCAACCGCGACGAGGACGGGCGGCCCAAGACCTGTCTGCTGGGCGGGGTGCTGCGCGGGCGCATCTCCAGCCAGGCCAAGAAGCGCGCCCTGCGCTTCGCCCCCCATTTCCCCCATACCCAGCGCGCCACCCGCACGCGCCGGGCGGGCCTTCTCAGCTACCGGCACTTGGCCGACGCCGGGGTGGCGGATCTGCCCGCGGTGTGGGCCGCCCTGACGGTCAATTACGCCACCGGCGGCACCTCCACCCCGCCCAAGAAGGAGGATGCGGAAAAGCTGCTCGGCGGCGGCAAGAAGCCGAAAAAGGGCAAGGCCGCCGCCGATGCGGAGGCCCCCGGTACGGCGGAGGCCGAGGCCGCCCCCCTGACCCGCGCCGATATCGAGCGCGCGTTGCGCACCGAACAGGGGCTGGTCATCAGCACCCGCGAATTCACCCGCATCCGCGAGGCCATGGCGGCGCTGGCCGAGGCGTGGCACCAGTCCCCCGCCACCTTCGACACCGTGCTGGCCGACTGGGTCAAGGGCGTGTGCAAGGACAAGCTGCTGACCCAGGCCGATCACGACCTGGACACCGCCCTGTTCGGGCGGATGGTCGCCACCGCCCCGGATTTCAACGTGGAAGCGGCCTGCGCCGTCGGCCACGCCTTCACCACCCACGCCTTTGTGACCGAGGGTGATTACTTCTCGGCGGGCGAGGAGCTGAACGAGCGCGGCGACACCGGGGCGGCGATCACCAGCTACGCCTTCTTCGGCGGCGGGGTCTATTACCAGCACGCGGTGCTGGACCGCGGCCACCTGCGCGAAACCCTGAGCGAAGGCCGCAGCGCGGACGAGGCGGAGCGCCTGACCGCCGAGGCGGTGGACGCCTTTCTCACCGGCCTGCTGTTCGCCCAGCCCAAGGGCAAGCGCAACAGCCACGCCAGCGACGTGGCCGCCAGCTATGTGCTGGTCACCCGCGGGGGCGACCCGGCGATGAATCTGGGGCTGGCCTTCCTCGATCCCGTGACGCGGACGGAAAAGGAGGATGTGATGCAGGCCTCCATCAAGCGGCTGACGCAGTTCCACACCGCGGCCCGCGGTTCCTATGACCTGTCCAACGCCGTGTGCGCCTTCAACGCCTATCCCGGTGCCCGCGCCGGCAACGCCCCGGCGGCGGGGGAGGTGTGGACGGTGGAGGAACTGCGCCGCTTCGTCCATCAGGGACCGGACGCGGGGGGACCGGGCGCATGACGGCCCCCCTTTCCCACCTGTGCTTCACCCTGGCAGCACCCTATGGCGCGTGGGGGGCGGCGTCGCAGCCGTCGGCCACCACCGCGTGGAAGGCGACGGAGCTTGATCCGTCCAAATCCGCCATCGTCGGTCTGTTGGGGGCGGCGCTGGGGATGGAGCGGGCGGGTCTGGGCCGGCTGGCGGAGCGGGTGCGGGTGGCGGTGCGCACCGTTCTGCGCCCCGTGCGCGACCCGCGGCCCGATTACCACACCATCAGCCGCGGCCACCGCCCGCCGGACCGCGACCGCTGGAGCCGGTTCGAGGAGTTGCGCCCCGCCCTGTCGGGGCAGGAGCACGCCGGCGCCCTGCTCTCGTCCCGCGAGTATTGGGCGTGCGGGGTGTGGACGGTGGCCCTGACCCCGGCGGCCCTGACCCCGGCAGACGGGACCGCGGGGGCGGAGGCCGCCGCCCTGCTGGACCGGCTGCACGCAGCGCTGCGGTCGCCGCGCTGGACGCTGTACGCCGGGCGCAAGGCCTGCACGCTGGGCCTGCCGCCGGCCCCGGCGGTGCTGGCCGCCGCCGGGCCGGTGGACGCGCTGAGCGCCTATGGCCTGCCGTGGGAGCGGACGGGGATGGACAAAGTGCTGGCCCCGCTGGCCCGGCTGAAGACCCGGCAAGGCGACGTGGAAACCCTGGCCTGGGATGAGGATTACCCCGGCGCCCCCACCCCCGCGGGTGATGGCGACGGCGGCAGCGGCGAAGGCGGCGGCGTGGTGGTGCAGCGGGTGTGGCGGCGCGACCAGCCCGACCCCGCACCGCTGCCGGGCGGGCGCGTCCACCCGCGTTATCACGGGCGCACGGAACGGCGCACCCGGTTTCCCGTGGTGGTGGATGCCGGCACGAACGCACAGGGGGGATCATGACCGCAACCTTGACGCACCCGCGGCCCGCCGCCACCCAGCCGGAAACGGGGGAGCCGTTGTGGGAAAGCCGGGTGGTTCTGGCCCCGCGCGACCCGCGGTCGCTGCTGGCGATTCTGGGATCGGACATGCGGCGCAGCGATGCCCAGTTCGCCCACCGCATGATCTGGACCCTGTTCCCCGGCCTGCCCGATGCCGAACGGCGGGGCCTGTTCCTCTATCATGTGGAGCGGACGCGGCCCCTGACCGCCATCCTGCGGTCCCGCCGCCCGCCGGAAGACGGGCTGGGCGGGGTGTGGCACATCGAAAAGACCCGCCCCTTCGCGCCCATGCTGCACGCCGGCCAGCGGCTGCGCTTCCGCCTGCGCGCGGTGGCCAGCCGGTGGGAACCGCAACCGGGGAAAAAGCGGGGCCGGCGGATGGACGTGGTTCATTTCGCCTGGAACCGCCTTCCCCCCGACGCCCGCACGCCGGAGATGGTGGAAGCGGCGGCGGAACGGGCGGCGCTGGAGTGGCTGGCCTGCCAGGGGGACCGCTGCGGCTTTTGCCCGATGGACGGGTCGGTGTCGGTCCTGGGCTATGACCTGACCCACCTGTGGCCCGAACGGCGGCGGGACCGGACGACGAAGGAGGAGATCTCCTTCGGCGCCCTGACCTATGAAGGGGTTTTGACGGTGACCGACCCCGCCGCGTTCCGCATCATGCTGGCCGACGGTCTGGGGGCGGCGCGGGCCTATGGCAACGGCCTGATGCAAATCGCCCCGGCCCCCTGACCACCCCCGGCCCGATGGGGATGCGCCCATCCCCCATCGGACCGGGTGCCGCGGGCGGCGCTATGCCGGGGGTGGTTGATGTGATACAGTAACGCCCGCACCGAATACCCGCCACTTCATCCCCCGACATCTTCCACGCCCCGGCGTTATGGGGATTGACTGGGGTGGTTATTGAACATCGTGAAAATTTTGCAGACCAGTGCAAGACTCTGGATAAAAGTACGTTGCAAAACAAGAGCCTGAAAGCACCCTTTCCCCTGCACGCGCAGGGATGAACCCCCCCCGCCGTCCGCCCTCGATGCCGCCCCCGTCTTTCCCCTGCACGCGCAGGGATGAACCCTGGTCACCAAGGGGGGAGGGCTTGCGCCCCCCCTTTCCCCTGCACGCGCAGGGATGAACCCAGGGTGGCGCGTCCGATTTCCACGGTATCAGGCTTTCCCCTGCACGCGCAGGGATGAACCCCGTCCCGGTTCAGCGGCTTTTGCCGGGACGGTCTTTCCCCTGCACGCGCAGGGATGAACCCTGATTGCAGGAGATGATGACCCATGACGAAGACTTTCCCCTGCACGCGCAGGGATGAACCCGTGTCGCCATACTCTAATATGCAACGCCATATCTTTCCCCTGCACGCGCAGGGATGAACCCACCCGGCAGAATGTGGAGCGTATGCGCCGCCCCTTTCCCCTGCACGCGCAGGGATGAACCCCACTTTCGCCCAGGTGATCGGCGGGCTGCTGGCTTTCCCCTGCACGCGCAGGGATGAACCCCGCGTGTCATAACGCTCGGTGTTCAGGTGAATCTTTCCCCTGCACGCGCAGGGATGAACCCGACAGTGACCAGAGAGCCGAACCGGCGCCGCACTTTCCCCTGCACGCGCAGGGATGAACCCCCCATCATCGGCGCTGTGCCCGATCAGCCCGACTTTCCCCTGCACGCGCAGGGATGAACCCCCTTCCGCTTGCGCACCCGCCCGCCGTCGAGTCTTTCCCCTGCACGCGCAGGGATGAACCCGGGGCGCTGATGGCGACCCTGACCTACATCGCCTTTCCCCTGCACGCGCAGGGATGAACCCGACGCCGAAGCCCGCCGCCGCGGCACCTCCCGCTTTCCCCTGCACGCGCAGGGATGAACCCAGCGGGGCCTCCACCCTTGGCCAGTCCACTCACTTTCCCCTGCACGCGCAGGGATGGACCCGCACAGCTCACCAGCTACATCGGCCAAGTCTCCTTTCCCCTGCACGCGCAGGGATGAACCCCTTCTCCCGCACAATTCCATTACGGAAAAACGCCTGCCTCCCGCCCGTGTGGGAATTCCACCGTCGATTTTTCCGGTTGCCTGCTCTACACCTTTTCCCGGAACCTCTTTTTCCATCGGAAGGTGTCCATATGCTCAAAGGGCGGCTTGGGCTGGACGAGGCCCGGATCCCGCAGAAATCACGCAACGGGCTGCTTTATGTGGAGCGGTGCCGGCTGACCATCGACAACGGCAGTCTGGTGCTGGCCTTCGACGACAAGGGGGAAGAGGTGGAATTGCCCTATCAGCGGTTGAACGCCGTTCTGATGGGGCCAGGCAGCAGCGTGACCCATGACGCCATGCGCCATTGTTCGGCCCACGGCACCTGTGTGGCGTTCGTCGGCACCGGCGGCACGCGGATCTACACCGCCCCGCCGGTGTTCGACCGCGACAGCACGCTGGCGCGGCAGCAGGCGGCGTGGTGGGCCTCGGAAACCACCCGGATCATGGTGGCAAAGCGCATGTACGCCAAACGGTTCGGGGAAACGCCGCGGGTCACCTCGCTGGACAGCCTGCGGGGGATGGAGGCGGCGCGGATCAAGCGCAGCTACGAACTGATCGCCGCCCAGGCCGGCATCGTGTGGAACGGGCGGCGGTT
This DNA window, taken from Azospirillum fermentarium, encodes the following:
- the casB gene encoding type I-E CRISPR-associated protein Cse2/CasB — encoded protein: MTDPTDGSGPDGPVPPIARWHADLQKRKGDRAALRRAQTIDEVYVVPSFHTLLRRLGWTLSSRTPGDDEIARLAMVLADVEHDTGQPSPRWGDALGRAFGTPRKDVPKAHVSHARFRQLAATDDLDEFVRLLRGALHLIKHEAPLLDLAEVVRAWHHPARRQQVRRTLFLAYFETAPETETTDA
- a CDS encoding type I-E CRISPR-associated protein Cas7/Cse4/CasC — protein: MPDTLPPALAADLIQFHALTAFPPHNVNRDEDGRPKTCLLGGVLRGRISSQAKKRALRFAPHFPHTQRATRTRRAGLLSYRHLADAGVADLPAVWAALTVNYATGGTSTPPKKEDAEKLLGGGKKPKKGKAAADAEAPGTAEAEAAPLTRADIERALRTEQGLVISTREFTRIREAMAALAEAWHQSPATFDTVLADWVKGVCKDKLLTQADHDLDTALFGRMVATAPDFNVEAACAVGHAFTTHAFVTEGDYFSAGEELNERGDTGAAITSYAFFGGGVYYQHAVLDRGHLRETLSEGRSADEAERLTAEAVDAFLTGLLFAQPKGKRNSHASDVAASYVLVTRGGDPAMNLGLAFLDPVTRTEKEDVMQASIKRLTQFHTAARGSYDLSNAVCAFNAYPGARAGNAPAAGEVWTVEELRRFVHQGPDAGGPGA
- the cas5e gene encoding type I-E CRISPR-associated protein Cas5/CasD; this encodes MTAPLSHLCFTLAAPYGAWGAASQPSATTAWKATELDPSKSAIVGLLGAALGMERAGLGRLAERVRVAVRTVLRPVRDPRPDYHTISRGHRPPDRDRWSRFEELRPALSGQEHAGALLSSREYWACGVWTVALTPAALTPADGTAGAEAAALLDRLHAALRSPRWTLYAGRKACTLGLPPAPAVLAAAGPVDALSAYGLPWERTGMDKVLAPLARLKTRQGDVETLAWDEDYPGAPTPAGDGDGGSGEGGGVVVQRVWRRDQPDPAPLPGGRVHPRYHGRTERRTRFPVVVDAGTNAQGGS
- the cas6e gene encoding type I-E CRISPR-associated protein Cas6/Cse3/CasE; its protein translation is MTATLTHPRPAATQPETGEPLWESRVVLAPRDPRSLLAILGSDMRRSDAQFAHRMIWTLFPGLPDAERRGLFLYHVERTRPLTAILRSRRPPEDGLGGVWHIEKTRPFAPMLHAGQRLRFRLRAVASRWEPQPGKKRGRRMDVVHFAWNRLPPDARTPEMVEAAAERAALEWLACQGDRCGFCPMDGSVSVLGYDLTHLWPERRRDRTTKEEISFGALTYEGVLTVTDPAAFRIMLADGLGAARAYGNGLMQIAPAP
- the cas1e gene encoding type I-E CRISPR-associated endonuclease Cas1e, translated to MLKGRLGLDEARIPQKSRNGLLYVERCRLTIDNGSLVLAFDDKGEEVELPYQRLNAVLMGPGSSVTHDAMRHCSAHGTCVAFVGTGGTRIYTAPPVFDRDSTLARQQAAWWASETTRIMVAKRMYAKRFGETPRVTSLDSLRGMEAARIKRSYELIAAQAGIVWNGRRFDRANPGAADLPNQAINHVVTALESCVAIAVQATGTLPPLGFLHEDSAKSWILDLCDLYRTTVTVPLAFGCVKRVEEGEAESLDRLCRRAVSKHVRKNAFVDTVIDDIHAMLS